ACAAATCAGGAAAACGTATTTACTTTGATCATCTCCTCCGGCTCTTCCCCCTCGTTTGCATCCACAATGCGGGCTTTGCCGTGTCGGTCTGTGTCGCGGATCAGCGAGGCGATCTCGCGCACCTTTTGCTTCTCGAAGATGTTGGCTTGCGAGCCGATCCACGACACAATCGTCTGGGCACAATTGTCGACATTAGATCAGCACAACGTGGTAAAAGTggcactttattttatttgcaggTTGCAGCAAAAAATGTCACTGGTTATTGTGTAGCGCACACATAGATCTGACACGTTTTAAAAGAGCAAATGATTCGGTGGCGTTTGGCTGCACTTCTCCCCAGTATGTCCTCCtttggatggattatctcacctCTCCGAGATCAAGGATGAAGCAGTCTCCCTTGTTGAAGCTCTTCCAGGACAGCTCCACCTCTTTGGCACGGATGTTGCGCTTTCCTTTGATTTGGTACAACCTCTGCACCGTGCCAGAGCCCTGAGCCCTCCTGAAACCTGACTCCACACCACCCTCCTGTGAGGAGAAGCAGAATCATCACTTGGATGGGACTTTCatggttgtcttttttttttttttttttaagttttataaCAGTTGACTTTTTGGACGAGCAATTTCAGccataacattgattcattttAACAAGCTCAGATTGGTACCTATAAAGAAGTCATGAGAAGCTCTAAAACGATAAAATGAGTTATTTATAAAACCAATGGTGTTGCTGAGGTGGCCAAATCTACAGAGATCCGACCACCTCAGTCTCctaaaaataaactaataaacacatacatttaaaaataaaatattgtattttaaaGCTTGTTGTTGCTTGTTTTGAACGGCAGTGCACAGTTCTGTGCGGTCAATATTTCATTATGAACAACACAGGTATGCTGTGGTAATAAAGTTACTGGCATTTTCAGTTTTAGGCACCCAAACACGTCGCTGTTTCCAGCACCGTCTAGAATCAGGCCTGCTCACCTTGTAGCTGACCCCTCGGGGGAAGAGCTCCATGAACTCCGGAGTCTCGAAGCCCTGAACGTGCCTGTGCTGAATGGGGTCTCCACCCAGAAAATTATCCAGCTGGGTGGCCAGCATGGCACAAGCTACCTGCTCATCTCGAGACGATTTTTCACCTGGAACGAGGCGGAGCACAGGTCATTGAAAAGCATGTTCTTCCTGTACAAAAACTCAGTTTATTTATGAAGGATTGGGGATGTGAGAAACCAAGTTTGGGGATTAAAAGCTGAAAAACTGCTCTGGACCTGTTGCTGCAAGTTTAACTTATGAGCATGATGTAAAATAAACAGTCTATCTTTAGCCTCTGCTGGTAGCCCACAGTTGGGTCTAAATTTTTCACTCCAATTAGAATTTGTTCTCACTTTATGGGAGATTTTCCAAAGCATTCAGTAATATATTAATACATTCGACCAGCTGAGGTCAAGTTTGTGATGATAAATCTACCTCAGTGCATCCAGTAGGAGCTGCTTTGACTAACAAGTTATTTTCTGGTTGTTAATTTGAATTCTCACATATTCAAAACGTCTTTACTTCTGTATTTAGTGATGAGAGAGTTGAGGCTGACCTCTCATTATACTAAAGGTACGAGACGGTGTGGAAATTAGCCCACAGGGAGTGGTGCCACATATTTTCCAGGATATTCAGGTTATCTGTGGACCTCTGCCGCATCATCTAACCCTACGGCTACAAAGCACTGTTAGCTCTGCACATAACATATGAGTAATGCTACATGTACTACCAGACTTACAGACAGTTTGTACCGCCAGGCCATCAAACTTCTTAACATATCTAATTATTACACACTGCATTTGCTTTCTTGCTTCTCTACATGTTATCTTATTTCTTGCACTGCTTGCATGAGAATGATTGCTCCTAAACCTTTACTCCTACCCTTGACTAAAGCTAATTTTAGCTTTACCAGTAAAACTAAGTATTAATACTTAAACAGGGGTCAGGATTAACTGTGGGCTGGCCAAAACGTTTTAATTAAAGGAAACAAATCTATAATCTAAAACGTTTCTTCCAAAAATAGTTGGAGCTGTGTGCATTTATTTTGTCGTCTCTGGTTTCCTGTAACAAATAAGCATGAGCAGTTTTCAAGAAAGCCACAGTCTGCATCTCCTTCTGCAGAGTTACACTTTACCATACAGGGCataatgaaaaagaagaagaagaaaacctcACGAGTTTCTTACCAGGTCTTTAAATAATGTAAATCCAACTTCAGATGAGCAACAACATATTACTCATTAAACTGTGCTattaccagagatgggcagtaacgcgttactgtaatctgattacttttttcaagtaacgagtaatgtaagagattactattgcaaaaacggtaattagattaccgttactttcacgtaggaacgctgcgttactaaaaccgtgattttttgcgtgaacgtctcatgacagtgacgtaagcgagtgcgacgttcgtgacaacagctgtgtgcagatcaacaatggatcgagtgcggagagagtatgagcctgcagcgtttaaagcgtggaagtactgaccttattttgagtttgattccataaaaagtgacaaaaacatcagtgtccgttgtgcgtgggaagaaaacttctttttacagcgaaaaaccccctaaacttccaagcaagcaccgagtgtactatgacgtaatgtgaaattcacagagaaactcgcggattcttccactgaccgctgcggcacacctgcaccagggtaaacctccgcctaccccagtcctgctttacaggtgaaaatagagcaacaggacctctgagtctttgattttatttattttctgctgtgttttacttgcatctatttcaaagagtgagtgtaaacacaaaaatattttattttatgtgctggaatgtgcagaaaataggtttaaatgttaaacaaatttcttccagtcagagaatgttgcatataattaagtttttgcttgatgcataaagttaaaagatttaaagtttaaagttttaaaaagagacgtttccatttgattacattttgtatgatggattatgcagaaaaagtagaattgggctgaaagatctatcgctttatcacctattcaggttgtaaattgtgtttttaaaaagtaactaagtaactaagtaattaattacttttgaaaataagtaatcagtaaagtaacggaattacttttggggggaagtaatcagtaattagtaactgattacttttttcaagtaacttgaccaacactggctgttacttatttaacaaaaactgaaCCAAAGTgtagaagcagtgtgtgaaaaacacccataaaaacaaatacacccaATGATTCGGTTTAAACAGCTGTGCAAGGAGAGATCGCAGTTCTTGGGAGTAGTGACATGACACAGGAGGGTATGACCCGCGGATTTGTCGACCCACCTTTAGCAacagtaacttgaagtaatggTTTCTGTATGACTATCAGTGTCTCCACTTGCTCTAaaaggaattttggcccattcATCTTTGCGGTGTTGCTTCATTTCACTGAGGGCACTCAAAAGCATTAAAGTAAGATTGAGGTTTGCCTTGCAGGAccttatttcttttgttttccagcCATTCTGCTCTAGGTTTGCTGCCGTGCTTAGCATCCttgtcctgttgcatggccCAGTTTCagtcaagctttagctgtcagacagacggccttacatttgactctagaatacatTAGTATACAGAGAAGTTCATGTctgactcaatgactgcaaggtgcccagctcctgtggctgcaaaacaaacccaaatcatcacccttcAACCATTGAGTttcacagttggtatgaggtgtttctGATCTGCTTTGTAATTTCTCTGAACCTGCTTCCAATATAATCTAAATAATCTTTCTCACTTTAGACTGGAATGCCTTTATAACTCTTCCTTGATGGGCAGCAACAGTTGCTTCTCTAAGATAATTTCTGACATCTTTTCTCTTTGGCATCATGTTAAAACAGACCTGGGTGCCAAAACgcctgcttttatagaggtgctcacacttgctgaagatcagttaatcaagtgcatttgattatcagcacctggctgctacttaccctctttgCTTATGTGGAAGCACTAAAGGTGTGCTTAGTGTTTCACATACTGCTTCTCATCGGTTTCCTCTTTTCAAATAGCAGCTTTATTATTTAGCTGTGTGCAACATATTTAGTGGAAATCTGTAAATTGTACCGATTATAAAAACGATAACAGGTTACAGTCTCTAATCAGGTGCTGGTACGACTGATTAAAAAAAGCTGAACTAAACAAACGGTGGACACACAAAGTCACCGCCGGTCCATCaaggagaggaagagggaggaTTAACAGAGGTGCACGCTTGAGCGAAGAGAGGGCTCTCCAAGTTGTGACAATCAGCTTAGTGTTACCAAAGCACCGGATACATGCTGGAAACAACAGCCGCATTTGAGTACTATAACAGTGCTCCTGTATTTTTAATGCTTCCCTCTGGACTCATTCCCTCATCATCCCTCTTCATCCAGCCTCTCTTGACAAACAATGATGCATCAGGGCAGCAGAGTGTCTCGTGTGTCATCGCCATCAGCGGGGTGGCTACTAGCCTTTCAGCTAGGGGTAGGTGTGTAGCGAGCGCCAGACAATGCTTAGCTCTTTTACTGGGTGGAGTAAAATGGAAATCAGATACTCTTCCATTGTTTTTCTCCAAGTAAAGTCAAGACTACTTTGTGTTTGATTTGCATCGGGTAGCATGTTGCATAAGCCAGATGCGTCTTCAGTCTCTTACCTATCCACATGTGGAGGTCAACTCCCTCCTCCCCGCGGTTATCCAGCACCAAATAGGAGTCTCCGTTGAAGAAAGCTCCCACCTCAGAGGAATCTAGTGGCACCGCCTTCATCTTTTCTACCCTCCATACCCACAGGCCCTGCTGCCGGACCTCTGGGCTGAACTGACCTGGCACTGGCTTCAAGGGGAGCATACTACATggagaaaagaacaaagaaaaaaggtgttagaagaaaaaacacataaagagTAGGGAGCATATGGGAAGCTTATCCATGGAGGACATCTGAGTCACACATCATGTCCCTTAAAGAAGgaagaagaaacaggaagtggcaAAACAGTGTTGTGTCACTTGTTCCACATGGGAGCGCGTGCACGGATTTGGCTGGAGTAAGTAGAAGTAAAAGAGGAAGTTGAAGCCACAGTGTGTCTAAACTGAGCGGCTTTACGTGACTTTTCTTGTCTACTCCTCAAAGGTGCCTAAATTCTCACTAAACTCACACTCCTCTCCACACTCAAGGAGAAGGCACACTTCTGAATGTAGCTGGAGGTTGTTTGATTCGCTCTTACCGCAATCGCTTTAAGGCAACAGAACAGAGGCTGGAGACACTGTGATGAGTGTAATTATATCTCAAGTAGACACAAAGTGTGGGTTGTGTTGCTGCGTAAGGACCACAAGCTACATTACATGACTTTTATGCAACACGACACCAACGCAGCCTTAGTGCCACTGCACAAAAACAGTTGGTGTCGCAGGTAGGAACGAGGCCAGGGTGGACTCGCGTAATCGTGccccttttgtttttcattagcaacgaaaaatttgtgttttttttgtagtaCACAAACAAGTGTGTCATCCAACTACACGCCCACGTCTTCCTGTCTTTGGTTGGTTTTTCTGGTTTGTCTCTTTGCACGAGAGCAGACGGTTAGCCTTGTAGGGGGATCAGATCACCAACGTCACCACCTTTCATGTCTTTATCTCTCACTGAGCCCGACTGTATTTTTACATTGCAACTAAATTGTGGAAACTTgcaatcatattttttattgCTTGTACCTATTAGGGCTTCAGCCACACACGACCCAGAATTGGACAAGTGGAAAATGGAGATAAGGATGACATTTGTCCCCTTTATGATATGTGTACTGTTCATTTCTGACCATCAGTCTGTTTTTGTATGCTTGTTCAGTGTTATCCAGGTCACAGTGGTGAGGGTGCTGGAGACTATTTGAAATGCCATAGAGTGGCGAGCGGGgaacatcctggacaggtcccTAGTCTTATCGCTAACATACTACTACATACTTGCCCTATTAACCAAACTATTATGTATATATTGGTTAATAGGACAAgtatttaagttttattttgttacaaagaaataaaaaggcaaTAGATCACACTGGAAAGGCTTGAAGTGTCTTTTTTTGGGAGCTTTCAAGCACATCCGAGTTGTCCTTGGCCGGGGCGGCGACTCATTGGATCATGCGAGTGAAGGTTTGCTCTTTTGTGAGGTAAGGGTGATTAACTCAGTAATCTTTATCTACTGAAAAAGACCAAGAGATATTTTGAAAGCTCTGGGACAGTGGCCATTTCTTTAGGTTAGTTAACTTTCACGCAACAAGAATTATgttgtttaaacagaaaaacagaaactgtaacTTCAGTGACGGCCAGCTTCCTTGCTCTACAGTTTTCAGCAAGATCTTCTGGATGAAGACAGACCATGTTGAAACTGACTTTGTTGGACTGATGATTTGAGGAATACCCTTGCCAGCTgctaaaagcagcacaaaactATATAAGGGAACCGTAAACAAAATTATTTGGAATTAATTTTGCAATGACTCACAGGAAAAGGACACAGAAGCCAAAACCCAGGTTTTAATGCAAGCAGGAGTCAAAAGCAGAAGGTAAGGTTGATAAAACACGCCAAGAACGCACAGGATCGTCcttaaaaagctaaaaatggatgaggaacaaagaaaacaataacgGGAACTTGAAGGTCGGCGACGTCATAGCTTACCAGGTCCACGATCGACCACAGCTCATAAGTTAATTTGTGAAATACACAAAGTTTTGTCATTGGCTGTGCAACACAAACTAGTGAGAGTTAGAATCCATTGAGAAGTTGGGGTGGTTTGGAAACAGTGATAATCTGGACAAATTAATCTCATTCACCAACAAATGAAAGGGCTTTGGGTCAGAGTATTGTgaaagtagtagtagtagtaaccATTGATATAAAAAGCATGAAATTATGAGCACGCAGCAGCACTGTTGCATTGATTGTATTACTGCAGTTAGCTTGTGATATGAAGGCCACACCTATATAACCAGGAAGTTAACCAATAGGACCACTCGACTCCATGATCAACATTTCAAAattctttctttaaaattttGTACAAACTCTGTAAACCTTGAGATTCTTATGTCACTGACTTTGCTGAATGGCTGAAATGCTGAAACTGTAAATATGGATGAAGGTAATACTGTGAAAACATATATAAAAAGTGCTGTAAAATGACAAACATGACAGTGACTTATAATTTGGATAAACTTATGTGATCACTGTAAGTTTCACTAAAATGAGACCAACAGTGCAGGAAAAGCAGAGATTCTTGTGAATTGCGAATAAATGGATGACAATGCCGTGGCACGAGCTCATGAACTAAAACTAGAAAACACAAGGTTATGTCAGGAAGATTTGACAACGGTGATAACCTGAATCAACCTGACAAATGACGAGTGCAAAGCAGGATATATTTACACTGATCAGGTTAACATCatgaccactgacaggtgaacGAACAACATTGATTACCTCTTCAACATAGCACCTGTTAGTGGGCATGAGGTATAAagcaagtgaacattttatcCACAAAGatgtgttagaagcaggaaaaatgggcaaGTGTAAAGATTTCAACAAGTTTGATTAAGGCCAAACTGTGATGCTCGACGACTGGGTCAGAGGATCTCCAACACTGCAGCTCGTGTGTCATGTTCTCATtctgcagtggtcagtatctaTTAAAAGTGATCCAAGAAAGGAACAATGGTGAACCAGTAACAGGGTGATTTCAAACAGATGAGCTGCTGTAGTTTAGATTACCTAAAAATTTAATTCTGGC
The sequence above is a segment of the Oreochromis aureus strain Israel breed Guangdong linkage group 3, ZZ_aureus, whole genome shotgun sequence genome. Coding sequences within it:
- the capga gene encoding capping protein (actin filament), gelsolin-like a, with product MLPLKPVPGQFSPEVRQQGLWVWRVEKMKAVPLDSSEVGAFFNGDSYLVLDNRGEEGVDLHMWIGEKSSRDEQVACAMLATQLDNFLGGDPIQHRHVQGFETPEFMELFPRGVSYKEGGVESGFRRAQGSGTVQRLYQIKGKRNIRAKEVELSWKSFNKGDCFILDLGETIVSWIGSQANIFEKQKVREIASLIRDTDRHGKARIVDANEGEEPEEMIKVLGQIPTLPESTPEEDSKADASNMASLYKVSDATGSMTTTKVSDKSPFAQELLIRDDCFILDNGSNGKVFVWKGNGANAEEKRVALQMADKFIEQMNYPRMKTQVEILPQGKETIIFKQFFKNWN